Part of the Bacillus sp. THAF10 genome is shown below.
AAGCTGTTGCAGCCTGGTCGCAGCCTCCTGCAACAGGGCATCTCCTACCCCATGCCCTAAAGTATCGTTTGTATGTTTAAAACGGTCAAGATTAATAGAAAGAACCGCAAACTCATCTGGATTCTTCTCATCACTTTCCATTAGTTTTTCCATCGATTCCTTTAGGAGTTTTCTGTTTGGAAGACCAGTTAGATAATCATGATTCGCCTGATGCATAATTTGCCTCTCCAAGCTTTCACTCATGTTCTTTAGCTCTTCCTCTTTTTGCGATAGCTCCTTTTTCAATTGATGAAAGAGTTCTTCTTGATGTAAATGCGTCTCGTTGGAACCTTCCTCTTCTTTCGAATTTCCACTCCAACCATTTATTGTTTTCATTATTTTCTCCCATCAAGGACATTTCACTATTATTACATTTAATAATTTAATATTAATATTTTTTTAATCCCTTTACAAATAGTATAATATACTTATCTATAAATCTTTCAGTTTATTCAATTATTTTGCTATAATGGAAGAAATTCACCATTAAATCTCATTAGAAAAGAAGGAGTTCCATGAATATTGAACAGCAATTTTCGTTATTTTTTGACCAGATGGCTGATATGGTCTTTCTCGTAGAGTGGAAGAATGACGAATTTTGGTATACAAAAGTTAATCCTTCCGCTCAGAATAAATTAGGGATAGAAATGGTAGGCAAGAAGCTTGTGGATGTTCTGCCCTCCTCCATATTTCAAACGTTAAATCCTCATTATTTATCCTGTGTGCGTCTGAAAGAGCCTGTCAATTACTCTGACCTTAACCTGTTTGTAGCGAACCTCCCAGCTTCAGAAACGAGTCTTACGCTCATAGAAGAAAACAGCAAAACCTATGTGCTTGCCATCACAAAAAATGTCAACGCCCTAAAAGAAAAAACAGAAGATTACATATTCCTAGAATCATTAGTACATAACACCGTAGATGCGATGCTTGTTATTGATACAAAAGGTGTCATCCTACGATTTAACGAGGCATTTATCCAGCAATTTGGTTGGAGACCACCAGAGCTGATGGGCCAGTATTGGGAAAATATTCAAATCATTCCAGATAGTTTGAAAGCGCAATCAACAGAAACAATGAAGCGCCTAAAGCAAGGCACCTCTGTTTCCTCACAAGAAACCATAAGACTAACAAAAGGAAGACAACCTGTTCATACTTCAATCAGTTATTCTGCCATTCGGAATGAACAAGAAGAAGTAGTCGCAATCTCCATGATCTATCGTGACATTGAACATTTAAAGGTGTTAGAGGCGAGGCTTGAGGAGAGTAATGAAGCATATAAATCCTTATTTTCCTATCATAAAAACGCAATCTGTATGCTTGATACCGAAGGAAAAATTGTCAATGTGAACAAGGCATGCGAACAGATCACTGGCTTTTCAAAAGTCGCCATAAAAGGCTTTCCTTTCATCGACTATGTAAAAAATGAATTGCCTGGCTTACACCTCGCCTTGGACGAAAAGGTGACAAATTACGAGCTCAACATCATGACTGCCACAGGTGCGGACCTATATCTAAATGTCACTCATGTGCCCATCATCGTAAAAAAAGATATTAAAGGGATGTATGTAATTGCACAGGATATTACACAGCAACGAGAGGTGGAACACGAGCGACAAAAGCTACAGGAAAAGCTGACCTTCCTTGCCTACCATGACAGCTTGACCAACCTTCCGAACCGCCGACTTTTAGAGGACAAATTGGAAGAAGCCATTATCGAAGCCCAGCTAAGCGGAAAAATGCTTGCGCTCCTTTTTCTTGACTGCGACCATTTCAAGAAAGTAAATGATACATTTGGTCATGAGGTTGGCGATGATTTGCTTGTTGCCTATGCTAAGCGCCTGGAGAAATGCATACGAAATCGTGATATGGTGGCACGCCTTGGGGGAGATGAATTTGTCATCCTTTTGCATGACATTGAAACAATGGACATGATTGACAAAGTGGCAAACCGCATTCTTGCAACCTTAAATGCGCCCTACAGCATTAAAGGGCAACAGTTTGCTTCCACCTCATCCATTGGTATTTCCACCTACCCTGCCAACGGAAGCACGGTCAAACAGCTTTTCAGAAAAGCGGACCAAGCCCTCTACTCTGTAAAAAATTCAGGCAAAAACGGGTTTTGCATCAGCAGTGCTTGACGTTTATAGTTTCGAAATTGTAGATTGAAGATTGTTGATCATGAGAATATTTAGCTGTTGATTGGAGCAAAGGCGGAAGACTCCCTCGGGGATGAAGCGATGGACTGGAGACCCTACAGGGCAAAGCCCGAGGAGACTTACAAATCCCCATGCAGGACGCGATTCATTTGCGGAAATCAACAGCGTTATTTAAACCACCACAAGCTAAAGACTTATGAGGTGGTTTTTATTTTTTCTAATGTTATACTGGTGCTCATAGAAGAAGGTTCTTTTTCACTAAGAATTTAGGAGGTAAAAACATGTCTAATCAAACAAGATTCATTGTTCAGGAATCACTCGATGCATTGATGGAGGATACCACCTTTCTTCCTTCTCTAAAGGATGCTGCCAGAAAACAAGCATTTACGTCACTTGGCGCCATTCTTTCCACACCAAACCACTTACATAAATCATTCCTGCGAATTGCCCTTGAAAATGGAAGCGTTGTCAGGATTCCTGCTTTTCGTGCTCAGCACAATAACGCGCTAGGCCCATACAAGGGTGGAATTCGCTTTCATGAATCAGTTAACGAAGAGGAAGTAATCAACCTTGCTTCCCTAATGACGTTAAAAAATGCACTACATGATGTCCCATTCGGCGGTGGAAAAGGTGGCATTGTCATCGACTCTCGCTCCTACTCAGAAAAAGAACTCCACTTGATTTGCAAAAAATACGTCCAATACTTTAGCGATATTCTTGGACCGGATAAGGATATACCTGCTCCTGATGTAGGCTCTGGCGAACGCGAAATGGACTGGATGATGGCAGAATACAAAAGCATTCGCCCGGGACAGGTCTACAAGGGAAGCTTTACTGGAAAAAGCGTGGTGAATGGAGGCTCCTTAGGCAGGCGAGAGGCAACGGGAAAAGGGGTCTACTTTAGCTTCCGCTATTTGCTCCATGACTTTGTCAAACAGCAAAGAAAATTCCTAAACGGCACTAGCAATATTTTTGCAAAAACGGCGCTTGAATTTGAGGAGAAGCCATTAAAGCTTGCCGTGCAGGGCTTTGGAAATGTCGGATCAGTAGCTGCTTTAG
Proteins encoded:
- a CDS encoding bifunctional diguanylate cyclase/phosphodiesterase; its protein translation is MNIEQQFSLFFDQMADMVFLVEWKNDEFWYTKVNPSAQNKLGIEMVGKKLVDVLPSSIFQTLNPHYLSCVRLKEPVNYSDLNLFVANLPASETSLTLIEENSKTYVLAITKNVNALKEKTEDYIFLESLVHNTVDAMLVIDTKGVILRFNEAFIQQFGWRPPELMGQYWENIQIIPDSLKAQSTETMKRLKQGTSVSSQETIRLTKGRQPVHTSISYSAIRNEQEEVVAISMIYRDIEHLKVLEARLEESNEAYKSLFSYHKNAICMLDTEGKIVNVNKACEQITGFSKVAIKGFPFIDYVKNELPGLHLALDEKVTNYELNIMTATGADLYLNVTHVPIIVKKDIKGMYVIAQDITQQREVEHERQKLQEKLTFLAYHDSLTNLPNRRLLEDKLEEAIIEAQLSGKMLALLFLDCDHFKKVNDTFGHEVGDDLLVAYAKRLEKCIRNRDMVARLGGDEFVILLHDIETMDMIDKVANRILATLNAPYSIKGQQFASTSSIGISTYPANGSTVKQLFRKADQALYSVKNSGKNGFCISSA
- a CDS encoding Glu/Leu/Phe/Val dehydrogenase, giving the protein MSNQTRFIVQESLDALMEDTTFLPSLKDAARKQAFTSLGAILSTPNHLHKSFLRIALENGSVVRIPAFRAQHNNALGPYKGGIRFHESVNEEEVINLASLMTLKNALHDVPFGGGKGGIVIDSRSYSEKELHLICKKYVQYFSDILGPDKDIPAPDVGSGEREMDWMMAEYKSIRPGQVYKGSFTGKSVVNGGSLGRREATGKGVYFSFRYLLHDFVKQQRKFLNGTSNIFAKTALEFEEKPLKLAVQGFGNVGSVAALEAYQCQHLQNKVVAVSDRNVTLYNGDGLDIPALVKFVSVSGGDLPTSEQQLLDAEIKAEIRNRDEVLQLEVDVLILAALEDQIHNDNKEKIKASIIVEGANAPITSEADNYLSEKGVIIIPDILANAGGVIVSYFEWIQGRETQFYTEEQVYKLLIEKMTHTFETILPVFFGDPFPLRQNCYIHSVMKLSTVLFRQGKLY